A stretch of the Candidatus Binataceae bacterium genome encodes the following:
- a CDS encoding UPF0182 family protein, whose amino-acid sequence MRPRTILLGLVAVVVLVGGILLSITDQFFVDLLWFRALGYGSVFATTIKAEVAIFAAVWVFAFATIVVSGLAAVALSRDRERLRVVRRPGEGAEVNLPELIRTLGDRVPWRAIVIAGSAVLAIFVAQGEAASWDVYLKGFYHVPFGVKESAFGHDVGFYVFALPLLEELRDAALLVIFLAGAVAAAVYWSRGALDFRETPPRIAPAVAAHASVLLGLFFLQRAFGFWLARFNLLLHTNGVVFGLRYVDAILWQPGLWLLVVFSLLAAVVCFANLTERGLARLVVAAIISFGPSLLLNFAQPVIERLWVKPDELRIERPYIERNIAMTRRAYKLDGVDVKQFGGLGTLTMASVEQDAPTIKNIRLWDPRPLIATYRQLQEIRLYYDFKDVDIDRYTINGNYTEVMLSAREMNIDQLPENAQTWVNQHLKFTHGVGVAMGPVNAKDSEGLPIFFIKDIPPVSNVGFKIDQPGIYFGEQPDNYAIVNAATPEFNYPKGAQNVFGFYSGEGGVLVSGFLRRLLFSIFYRDINLLVTENIVPKSRIMFRRNITQRISYIAPFLVLDRDPYPIIRDGHIAWIVDAYTTSDHYPYSQRNADQINYIRNSVKVVVDAYSGTTEFYVADPEDPVIQTWERIFPALFKPMSQMPGDLRQHIRYPEDLFLIQADIYRTYHMTDPQVFYNREDLWGFPRENYGDQVIAMQPYYVIMRLPRETTAEYILMLPMVPQGRDNMISWLAARCDGDDYGHLFEYAFSKDRLFYGPYQIQARINQNPEISRQLSLWNQMGSKVVFGNLIVIPIQDSLLYVEPLYIRAENGQLPELQRVIASYSDRVVMGETLEATLQALFIAAPAPAAPVLAMAVAPATVAGAPAGANLQSASQHYNRAMDALRAGNWTAFGAEMQTLGQELGQPAPQLNH is encoded by the coding sequence ATGCGACCACGGACAATCCTTCTGGGCCTGGTGGCGGTCGTCGTCCTGGTGGGCGGCATTCTGCTCTCGATTACCGACCAGTTCTTTGTCGATCTGCTGTGGTTTCGCGCACTCGGCTATGGAAGCGTCTTTGCAACGACCATCAAGGCGGAAGTTGCTATCTTCGCGGCCGTTTGGGTCTTCGCGTTCGCCACGATCGTGGTCAGCGGACTGGCGGCCGTCGCCTTAAGCCGGGACCGCGAACGCTTGCGGGTGGTTCGGCGACCCGGCGAGGGCGCCGAGGTCAATCTGCCGGAGTTGATCCGCACGCTGGGCGACCGGGTGCCGTGGCGGGCGATTGTCATCGCGGGTTCCGCGGTACTCGCCATATTCGTGGCGCAGGGCGAAGCCGCAAGCTGGGACGTGTATCTGAAGGGGTTTTATCACGTTCCTTTCGGCGTGAAGGAAAGCGCGTTTGGCCACGACGTGGGGTTCTACGTCTTCGCGCTGCCGTTGCTTGAAGAACTGCGGGACGCAGCGCTTCTGGTCATTTTCCTGGCGGGGGCGGTCGCGGCGGCGGTCTATTGGTCGCGTGGGGCGCTTGATTTCCGGGAGACGCCGCCCAGGATTGCGCCCGCGGTAGCCGCACACGCGTCGGTCCTGCTGGGGCTGTTCTTTCTCCAGCGCGCTTTCGGGTTCTGGCTGGCGCGCTTCAATCTGCTGCTTCACACCAACGGGGTGGTCTTCGGTCTCCGCTACGTGGATGCGATTTTGTGGCAGCCCGGACTGTGGCTGCTGGTAGTGTTCTCGCTGCTCGCCGCGGTGGTTTGTTTTGCCAACCTGACCGAGCGCGGGCTGGCCCGGCTCGTGGTCGCGGCGATCATATCGTTCGGACCTTCCCTCCTGCTGAATTTTGCGCAGCCGGTCATCGAGCGATTGTGGGTCAAGCCCGACGAACTGCGCATCGAGCGCCCGTACATCGAGCGCAACATTGCGATGACGCGCCGTGCCTACAAGCTCGACGGCGTGGATGTGAAGCAGTTTGGGGGGTTGGGAACGCTCACCATGGCCAGTGTCGAGCAGGACGCGCCCACCATCAAGAACATTCGTCTGTGGGATCCACGACCGCTAATTGCGACCTACCGGCAACTCCAGGAAATCCGCCTGTATTACGACTTCAAGGACGTCGACATCGATCGCTACACGATCAACGGCAACTACACGGAGGTCATGCTCTCGGCGCGCGAGATGAACATCGACCAGCTCCCCGAAAACGCGCAAACCTGGGTTAATCAGCATCTGAAATTTACTCATGGGGTGGGGGTCGCGATGGGTCCGGTCAACGCCAAAGACTCCGAAGGACTGCCCATCTTTTTCATCAAGGACATCCCGCCAGTTTCCAACGTTGGCTTCAAGATCGATCAGCCGGGGATATATTTCGGCGAACAACCAGACAATTACGCGATCGTCAATGCGGCGACGCCCGAGTTCAACTATCCGAAGGGAGCGCAGAATGTCTTCGGTTTCTACTCGGGCGAGGGCGGGGTGCTGGTGTCGGGATTCTTAAGACGCCTGCTGTTCAGCATCTTCTACAGAGACATCAACCTGCTGGTTACAGAAAACATCGTGCCGAAGAGCAGGATCATGTTCCGGCGCAACATCACCCAGCGCATCTCGTATATCGCGCCGTTCCTCGTGCTCGATCGTGATCCGTATCCAATCATTCGCGATGGACACATAGCCTGGATCGTCGACGCCTACACCACCAGCGATCATTATCCTTATTCACAACGCAATGCCGATCAGATCAACTATATCCGCAACTCGGTGAAGGTGGTCGTCGACGCATACAGCGGCACCACCGAATTTTACGTGGCCGACCCCGAGGATCCGGTGATTCAGACCTGGGAGCGGATTTTCCCGGCCCTGTTCAAGCCCATGTCGCAGATGCCCGGCGACCTGCGCCAGCACATTCGCTATCCGGAAGATCTGTTTCTGATCCAGGCGGACATCTATCGCACCTACCACATGACCGACCCCCAGGTGTTTTACAACCGCGAGGATCTGTGGGGATTTCCGCGTGAGAACTACGGCGACCAGGTCATCGCGATGCAGCCTTACTACGTAATCATGCGGCTGCCGAGAGAGACCACCGCCGAATACATCCTGATGCTGCCGATGGTGCCGCAGGGGCGTGACAATATGATCTCGTGGCTCGCAGCGCGCTGCGACGGGGACGACTACGGCCATCTCTTCGAATACGCATTTTCCAAAGATCGATTGTTTTACGGGCCCTATCAGATCCAGGCGCGTATCAACCAGAACCCCGAAATCTCTCGGCAGTTGTCGCTGTGGAACCAGATGGGCTCCAAGGTAGTCTTCGGAAACCTTATCGTCATTCCGATCCAGGACTCGCTGCTATACGTCGAGCCGCTCTATATTCGTGCGGAGAATGGACAACTTCCCGAATTGCAGAGAGTGATCGCGTCGTACAGCGATCGCGTGGTAATGGGCGAGACGCTCGAGGCTACCCTGCAGGCGCTGTTTATCGCAGCACCGGCCCCTGCAGCGCCGGTGCTCGCCATGGCCGTGGCGCCCGCTACGGTGGCGGGCGCGCCGGCGGGGGCCAATCTCCAGTCTGCTTCGCAGCACTACAATCGTGCCATGGATGCTTTGCGGGCGGGGAACTGGACCGCGTTCGGCGCAGAGATGCAGACGCTCGGACAAGAGCTGGGGCAGCCCGCGCCTCAGCTGAATCACTAG
- a CDS encoding thiamine pyrophosphate-binding protein produces MKRHMALGDFLVAYLRKIGVDHIFGIPGDLALKLFFALGRQHGIRIITLSHEPGVGFAADGYARATGKIGVACVTYGAGGHNMVNPVAGSFSERVPILVFSGGPGEEERKLGTLIHHQAREIESQHRIFQEVTCASRVLTDPRRAAHELHEVVNAIWAEQRPGYVEIHRDMVDQIIEVPDELIDWDGHLHTRESDARKVKEAARETAAMFGESRHPITVAGIEIHRYKASHELIELAEKMGAPVCTTVLGKGAFPMDHPLYLGVHIGSISPPPIVARMDEADFVLNLGCLKTDMNFGNRPPRDIQGKTVWAVDRRVDVKYHTYTEVGVRDFVRALLKENLRHHREAVNYADNLREVPARDDGQIRVGQILLAVNEFLADHRRYMVVTESGDMLFGGLDVRVPHDGTYLAQGFYASMGFAVPAALGAQLGSGLRPLILCGDGGFQMTGPEISHAAILGLNPIVLLINNGGWGIFRPVVERRELLEIPPWPYANLARDWGGSGFEANTLSQLRRALTAADKSQGFVIIDVRVDRDDLSPVTVKYIKAAAKRSQAPRLRSAPKGAGQ; encoded by the coding sequence TTGAAACGACACATGGCGCTGGGCGACTTCCTGGTCGCTTACCTTCGTAAAATCGGGGTTGATCATATTTTTGGGATTCCCGGCGACCTGGCCCTCAAGTTGTTCTTTGCGCTGGGCCGCCAACACGGGATACGGATCATCACCCTGTCGCACGAGCCGGGGGTCGGGTTTGCCGCCGACGGCTACGCGCGGGCGACCGGAAAGATCGGCGTGGCGTGCGTGACCTACGGCGCTGGGGGTCACAACATGGTCAACCCGGTGGCCGGCTCGTTCTCCGAACGGGTCCCGATTCTGGTTTTCTCCGGCGGTCCCGGAGAAGAGGAACGCAAACTCGGGACTCTCATTCACCACCAGGCCCGCGAGATCGAATCGCAGCATCGGATTTTCCAGGAAGTGACCTGCGCGTCGCGGGTCCTAACCGATCCGCGGCGCGCCGCTCACGAGCTGCACGAAGTAGTCAACGCCATCTGGGCGGAGCAGCGTCCCGGTTATGTCGAGATTCATCGCGACATGGTCGATCAGATCATCGAGGTGCCCGACGAGCTGATCGACTGGGACGGGCATTTGCACACGCGCGAATCCGATGCGCGTAAGGTCAAAGAGGCGGCGCGCGAAACCGCCGCGATGTTCGGTGAGAGCCGCCATCCGATCACGGTCGCGGGCATCGAGATTCATCGCTACAAGGCGTCCCATGAACTCATCGAGCTGGCCGAGAAGATGGGCGCCCCGGTCTGCACCACCGTGCTCGGCAAGGGCGCCTTTCCGATGGACCATCCGCTCTACCTGGGCGTTCACATCGGGTCGATCAGCCCGCCACCGATCGTGGCGCGAATGGACGAGGCTGATTTCGTCCTGAACCTCGGATGCCTCAAGACCGACATGAATTTTGGCAATCGCCCGCCGCGGGACATTCAGGGCAAGACGGTGTGGGCAGTCGACCGGCGCGTCGATGTGAAGTACCACACCTATACGGAGGTGGGTGTGCGCGACTTCGTGCGGGCCCTGCTCAAGGAGAATCTCCGGCACCATCGCGAAGCGGTAAATTACGCCGACAATTTGCGCGAGGTGCCGGCACGGGACGATGGTCAGATCCGGGTGGGGCAGATCCTGCTGGCGGTGAACGAATTCCTCGCCGATCACCGCCGTTACATGGTGGTCACCGAATCGGGCGATATGCTGTTTGGCGGGCTCGACGTGCGGGTGCCGCATGACGGCACCTACCTGGCGCAGGGGTTCTACGCTTCCATGGGTTTCGCGGTTCCCGCTGCGCTCGGCGCCCAACTCGGATCCGGGTTGCGTCCGCTGATTCTCTGCGGCGACGGCGGCTTTCAGATGACCGGCCCCGAGATTTCGCACGCCGCTATTCTGGGACTCAATCCGATCGTCCTGCTGATTAACAACGGGGGATGGGGGATCTTCCGGCCGGTGGTCGAACGCCGCGAGCTGCTCGAGATACCGCCGTGGCCCTATGCCAATCTCGCGCGTGATTGGGGCGGGAGTGGCTTCGAGGCCAACACCTTGTCGCAGCTGCGACGCGCGTTGACGGCGGCCGACAAGTCGCAGGGCTTCGTGATCATTGACGTACGCGTGGACCGCGACGATCTTTCCCCGGTCACCGTCAAGTACATCAAAGCCGCTGCCAAGCGTTCGCAGGCGCCGCGCCTGCGCAGCGCGCCGAAAGGTGCCGGCCAATGA
- a CDS encoding acyl--CoA ligase codes for MTGTRPRHFDWAVPEHFNFGATIDHYAEDPHRVALLCEDQEGRRARLTFADLRSQSNRIANLLHGVGLRRGDAVLLVLPRISLWQAAYIGALKAGALVIPCTSMLRERDLVYRANHSGARAIIAGVESAAMVGELRNQCPTLVHYLIAGSARTGWLGLPELMQTASPTHGAVRTRSYEPAICYYTSGTTKEPKAVLHSHAYTWSHQYTGRDWLDVKPGDLHWTTSDTGWAKAAYGVLFGPWMNGVTTFMYNGRFEPKKELDLLSRYRITSFCAPPTEYRMLIKEDLQQQQFPTLRSCTGAGEPLNPEVIEVWKKELGLTIRDGYGQTETIILVANLPDTQTKPGSMGLPFAGQEVCVVDDALNEAAVDQVGQIAVRVKPNRPPSLFLEYWKNPEETAAVFQGDYYLTGDHATRDSDGYLWFVGRADDVIISAGYRIGPFEVESALLEHPQVLESAVVASPDPDRGAIVKAFVRLRPGAPRDAALVRELQEHVKRTTAPYKYPREIEFMDELPKTVSGKIRRVELRKREEERKRH; via the coding sequence ATGACCGGAACACGACCGCGTCATTTCGATTGGGCGGTGCCGGAGCATTTCAACTTTGGCGCCACCATCGACCACTACGCGGAAGATCCGCATCGGGTTGCCCTACTCTGCGAGGACCAGGAGGGCCGGCGCGCCCGGCTGACCTTTGCTGATCTACGCTCCCAGTCCAATCGCATCGCAAACCTCCTCCACGGAGTCGGACTCCGGCGTGGTGATGCGGTGCTGCTGGTCCTGCCGCGGATCTCGCTGTGGCAGGCGGCATATATTGGCGCGCTCAAGGCCGGCGCCCTGGTGATTCCGTGCACCTCGATGCTGCGTGAAAGAGATCTCGTCTATCGAGCGAACCACTCCGGCGCGCGGGCAATAATCGCCGGCGTGGAAAGCGCCGCGATGGTCGGAGAACTGCGCAACCAGTGTCCCACCCTCGTTCACTACCTGATCGCCGGCAGCGCGCGCACAGGATGGCTGGGATTGCCGGAACTGATGCAGACGGCATCTCCGACCCATGGAGCGGTCAGAACGCGATCCTACGAACCCGCGATTTGCTACTACACTTCCGGCACCACCAAAGAGCCCAAAGCCGTTCTGCACAGTCACGCCTACACCTGGAGTCATCAATACACCGGCAGGGACTGGCTCGATGTTAAGCCGGGCGACCTGCACTGGACTACTTCCGATACCGGGTGGGCCAAGGCCGCCTATGGCGTCTTGTTCGGTCCCTGGATGAACGGCGTGACAACCTTCATGTACAACGGTCGCTTCGAACCGAAAAAAGAACTCGATCTGCTGAGCCGTTACCGGATTACGAGCTTCTGCGCTCCGCCTACTGAGTACCGCATGCTCATCAAGGAAGATTTGCAGCAGCAGCAATTTCCTACATTACGTAGCTGCACCGGCGCGGGTGAACCGCTCAATCCAGAAGTCATCGAAGTATGGAAGAAAGAGCTGGGGTTGACGATCCGCGATGGCTATGGACAGACCGAAACTATCATTCTGGTTGCGAATCTGCCTGACACCCAGACCAAGCCCGGTTCGATGGGTCTGCCGTTTGCCGGCCAGGAGGTTTGCGTAGTCGACGATGCGCTCAACGAAGCCGCGGTGGACCAGGTCGGCCAGATAGCGGTCCGGGTCAAACCGAACCGCCCGCCTTCGTTGTTCCTCGAGTACTGGAAAAATCCCGAGGAAACCGCCGCGGTGTTCCAGGGCGACTACTATCTTACCGGCGACCATGCCACGCGTGACAGCGACGGTTACCTGTGGTTCGTGGGGCGCGCCGATGACGTGATCATTTCGGCCGGGTACCGAATCGGTCCGTTCGAAGTTGAGAGCGCCCTGCTGGAGCACCCGCAAGTTCTCGAGTCCGCGGTGGTTGCCAGCCCGGATCCCGACCGCGGCGCGATTGTCAAGGCATTCGTTCGCCTGAGACCGGGGGCGCCGCGAGACGCCGCACTGGTTCGCGAGTTGCAGGAACACGTTAAACGCACGACTGCACCATACAAGTACCCGCGCGAGATCGAGTTCATGGATGAACTACCCAAGACGGTGAGCGGCAAGATTCGCAGGGTCGAGCTTCGCAAACGCGAAGAAGAACGCAAGCGTCACTAG
- a CDS encoding glycosyltransferase family 1 protein, with protein sequence MEENRQNEDSPAPDTRRRICVVSETYYPQVNGVTLTLNHLVKGLQELGHRVSIVRPQQHGSDSRGLDPSVTVVAGLPLPGYKGLQFGLPAGALLQQVWMRNRPDVVYVATEGPLGWSAVGVARRLAIPVFSGFHTNFHSYSRYYGVGYLHSIVLRYLRWFHNRTRGTLVPSSDLRDRLQTLGFKKVLCLGRGVDSELFDPGRRCTSLRRQWGLGDDDLAVVYVGRIAGEKNLRLALAAYRAIKQTVKSARFVVVGDGPLRSSLEAQHPDLIFSGMQLGRQLATHYASADLFLFPSETETFGNVVLEAMASGLGVIAYDYAAARSHIANGETGILVPLGDSRAFVAAAVKLASEPAQLKRVRRQAREYSRLIGWPRVVERFSALLNGNDDQIRGPLRSLVGRQNLATAARGRI encoded by the coding sequence GTGGAAGAGAACCGGCAGAACGAGGATAGCCCCGCACCCGACACGCGACGCCGCATTTGTGTCGTCAGCGAAACCTATTATCCGCAAGTTAACGGCGTCACCCTTACTCTGAACCATCTCGTGAAGGGATTGCAGGAGCTGGGACACCGCGTCTCAATCGTACGTCCCCAACAACACGGGTCTGACAGCCGTGGCCTTGACCCGAGCGTCACGGTGGTCGCCGGTCTGCCGCTCCCGGGATATAAGGGTTTGCAATTCGGCCTGCCTGCCGGGGCGTTGTTGCAACAGGTGTGGATGCGAAATCGCCCGGACGTGGTCTACGTTGCCACCGAAGGTCCGCTGGGTTGGTCGGCCGTCGGTGTCGCGCGCCGCCTGGCCATTCCGGTGTTCAGCGGCTTTCACACCAATTTCCACAGTTATTCGCGGTACTACGGCGTCGGGTATCTACACAGCATAGTGCTCCGCTACCTGCGCTGGTTTCACAACCGGACCCGGGGAACGCTGGTCCCGAGTTCCGACCTCCGAGACCGTCTGCAAACCCTCGGATTTAAAAAAGTCTTGTGTCTCGGGCGGGGAGTCGACAGTGAGCTGTTCGATCCTGGGCGACGTTGCACCAGCCTGCGCCGTCAATGGGGTTTGGGAGATGACGACCTAGCGGTCGTCTATGTCGGGCGAATAGCCGGCGAGAAGAACCTGCGCCTCGCATTGGCGGCGTATCGTGCGATTAAACAGACCGTCAAGTCCGCACGATTCGTCGTCGTTGGCGACGGCCCGCTGCGCAGCTCACTGGAGGCTCAACACCCGGATTTGATTTTCAGCGGAATGCAGCTTGGCCGCCAGCTCGCCACGCACTATGCTTCCGCCGACCTGTTTCTGTTTCCAAGCGAAACCGAGACCTTTGGCAACGTCGTATTGGAAGCAATGGCCAGTGGGCTCGGCGTGATCGCCTACGACTACGCCGCCGCAAGAAGTCACATCGCCAACGGAGAAACCGGAATTCTGGTTCCGCTCGGGGATTCCAGGGCGTTTGTGGCCGCCGCCGTGAAGCTCGCCTCAGAACCCGCGCAACTTAAGAGAGTCCGCAGGCAGGCTCGCGAGTATTCCCGCTTGATCGGATGGCCAAGGGTGGTCGAGCGCTTTTCGGCTCTGCTCAATGGAAACGATGACCAAATTCGCGGCCCACTCCGCTCATTGGTGGGACGCCAAAATTTGGCTACGGCAGCACGCGGGAGAATTTAA
- a CDS encoding aminotransferase class III-fold pyridoxal phosphate-dependent enzyme yields the protein MLTPGALGKWVEWFGSSTGAWIAIALLLLALAALLGRRVVATVLTLRASALTPRMSRLLALWLRPTNHSPAEFLRADGAGEPWAEIRRQAITRLAGFFQTRYAKSIAWGNGIRQSFSDLRFTDANRVPFPFAQFMREHFSVCSVVTASAGPQLRDLDGHWTLDVSGSYGLNVAGFDRYKEWMQRGLERVKELGAVLGPLHPIVADNIRILKSISKLDEVSFHMSGTEAVMAAIRLARFNTRRKLIVCFSGAYHGWWDGVQPGLGSERNIDDCLTLKELSPASLEVLRWRAHEIAAVLVNPVQSFHPNSPPPSDAILLTSGVRNATDSTTAYREWLRNLRAVCSEHEIPLIFDEVFSGFRLAPGGAQEYFGVQADMVVYGKTVAGGMPIGVVCGRKELMTRFDPDHPMRIAYVIGTFSAHPVVMGAMNEFLNWLVQPSTAIEYATANQRCAAWARETNQLLLDSSLPVRVMQLATIWTVLFKEPGRYNWLLQYYLRAEGITLSWVGTGRCMTSLDFSEEDYRNLQSKLVSAVRQMKSDAWWLDEQQQPQRDKLMRTHLFRELAGSIVRLPKPLASFYTEIMHRKHDDHLASHSNVVNQVLHLLSSSTFIFCYVLIFFDLTLAVCLGLAALFVRQFGHAVLEPPCHDKEQLLLGFNTRDKTIIVAGYGLIFAAVLARVHARSWGAVVGAAPTLAHWWFFLTLAVVFGHVAFLAWKHNLRNSLIWLVKLVTDPFTDIAAYYGSPYRIVANPQGQKRELA from the coding sequence ATGTTGACTCCTGGAGCTCTTGGGAAGTGGGTTGAATGGTTCGGTTCGAGCACCGGCGCGTGGATTGCCATCGCGTTGCTCTTGCTCGCGTTGGCGGCCCTGCTGGGACGGCGAGTTGTCGCGACGGTCCTCACCCTGCGGGCTTCAGCATTAACGCCGCGCATGTCGAGGCTATTGGCGCTCTGGCTGCGGCCCACCAACCACTCGCCCGCGGAATTCCTTCGCGCCGATGGAGCCGGCGAACCGTGGGCGGAGATTCGAAGGCAGGCCATCACCCGCCTCGCCGGCTTCTTTCAGACCCGGTATGCAAAGTCGATCGCATGGGGTAACGGCATACGCCAGAGCTTCTCCGATTTACGCTTCACCGATGCGAATCGTGTCCCCTTTCCCTTCGCGCAATTCATGCGTGAACACTTCAGTGTCTGTTCGGTAGTTACGGCCTCTGCCGGACCCCAACTTCGTGACCTTGATGGTCATTGGACTCTCGACGTAAGTGGCTCCTACGGACTCAACGTGGCCGGATTCGACCGTTACAAGGAATGGATGCAGAGAGGGCTTGAGCGGGTGAAGGAACTTGGCGCGGTGCTGGGTCCCCTCCATCCCATCGTCGCCGACAACATACGAATCCTCAAATCGATCTCGAAGCTCGATGAAGTCTCGTTCCACATGAGCGGCACCGAGGCGGTGATGGCGGCAATTCGGCTGGCCCGATTCAACACGCGCCGCAAACTGATCGTCTGTTTCTCGGGCGCCTATCACGGATGGTGGGATGGCGTGCAGCCTGGATTAGGCAGCGAACGCAACATCGACGACTGTCTGACGCTGAAGGAACTGAGCCCCGCGTCGCTGGAGGTTCTGCGCTGGCGGGCGCACGAGATCGCCGCAGTCCTGGTAAACCCAGTTCAATCGTTTCATCCCAATTCGCCCCCGCCGAGCGACGCCATCCTACTGACCAGTGGGGTCCGCAACGCGACCGACTCCACGACCGCCTACCGAGAATGGCTTCGTAACCTGCGCGCCGTCTGCAGCGAGCACGAGATCCCGCTCATTTTCGACGAGGTATTCAGCGGGTTTCGCCTGGCCCCCGGCGGAGCGCAGGAGTACTTCGGCGTGCAAGCCGACATGGTCGTGTACGGGAAGACGGTGGCCGGCGGAATGCCCATCGGAGTGGTCTGCGGCCGCAAGGAACTGATGACGCGTTTCGATCCCGACCATCCGATGCGCATCGCGTATGTGATCGGAACTTTTTCGGCACACCCCGTGGTAATGGGGGCGATGAATGAGTTTTTGAATTGGCTGGTGCAGCCGTCCACCGCGATCGAATACGCGACGGCGAATCAGAGGTGTGCCGCGTGGGCGCGCGAGACCAACCAGTTACTCCTCGATTCGTCGCTGCCGGTTCGGGTGATGCAGTTGGCCACGATATGGACGGTCCTGTTCAAGGAGCCGGGTCGGTATAACTGGCTGCTCCAATACTACCTTCGAGCAGAGGGTATTACGCTCAGTTGGGTCGGAACGGGTCGCTGTATGACCAGTCTGGATTTTTCCGAGGAAGATTATCGTAATCTGCAGTCCAAGCTGGTGAGCGCGGTACGCCAGATGAAGAGCGATGCTTGGTGGCTAGACGAACAACAACAACCACAACGGGATAAACTGATGCGAACACATCTGTTTCGTGAACTCGCTGGAAGTATTGTCAGGCTGCCGAAGCCGTTGGCCAGCTTTTACACCGAGATAATGCATCGCAAACATGACGACCACCTCGCCTCACATAGCAACGTGGTCAACCAGGTCTTGCACCTGCTCAGTTCAAGTACTTTCATCTTTTGCTATGTGCTGATCTTTTTCGACTTGACCCTCGCGGTATGTCTGGGACTGGCAGCACTCTTCGTTCGCCAGTTCGGGCACGCGGTGCTGGAGCCGCCGTGCCACGACAAGGAGCAGCTGCTGCTCGGATTCAACACCCGGGATAAGACGATAATCGTTGCGGGTTACGGTCTGATTTTCGCCGCCGTCTTGGCGAGGGTCCATGCCCGTTCCTGGGGAGCCGTCGTCGGCGCGGCGCCGACCCTCGCGCATTGGTGGTTCTTCCTGACGCTGGCAGTAGTATTCGGGCACGTTGCGTTTCTTGCCTGGAAGCACAACCTGAGAAACTCGCTCATCTGGTTGGTGAAACTGGTTACCGATCCCTTTACTGACATCGCGGCGTACTACGGGAGCCCATACCGGATTGTCGCGAATCCTCAGGGCCAGAAACGCGAACTCGCATAG
- a CDS encoding methyltransferase encodes MFLAAAILLAFERIAYVWVWRYPRSFTTFCAFFSEEPQAPVVILERMFNCFKVIQISVFLAWCYFHPNRPLWLYGNLVPLTAGATLVIIGQVLNLSVFYRLGSVGVFYGNRFGYEVPWCTEFPFSLMDHPQYVGALLSIWGLFLALQFPRPDWYAIPALESLYYALGAYLER; translated from the coding sequence TTGTTCCTCGCAGCGGCCATTCTGCTGGCGTTCGAGCGGATCGCCTATGTATGGGTTTGGCGCTATCCGCGGTCTTTTACCACATTTTGCGCGTTCTTCTCAGAAGAGCCGCAAGCGCCGGTGGTCATTCTGGAAAGAATGTTCAACTGCTTCAAGGTAATCCAGATTTCGGTTTTTTTGGCGTGGTGCTATTTCCATCCGAACCGACCACTGTGGCTGTACGGAAACCTAGTTCCACTGACCGCAGGTGCAACCCTGGTGATCATAGGGCAAGTCCTCAACCTGAGCGTTTTCTACCGTCTTGGGTCGGTAGGTGTCTTTTACGGCAATCGCTTCGGCTACGAAGTTCCGTGGTGCACGGAATTTCCCTTTTCGCTGATGGACCATCCGCAATATGTGGGCGCACTGCTCTCGATTTGGGGCCTCTTCCTCGCTCTGCAATTTCCGCGTCCCGACTGGTATGCGATCCCCGCGCTTGAAAGCCTCTACTACGCGCTGGGAGCCTACCTAGAACGCTAA
- a CDS encoding carboxymuconolactone decarboxylase family protein, with translation MTEGKPMALLPYADESKVPEKTREILNRGRVKMNVARMIANSDAAFYPFSMLGNSLLTRSKLDARLRELAILRTAKVSKSVYEWTQHVPIAKAAGVTDEQVDAIENWEGARCFGEIDRLVLQFTDEVARNVKGGRATIEALQKHLGTTEIVELVMSIGFWGMVARLLETTEVDLEEFAGKVDVLKNSFTSR, from the coding sequence ATGACGGAGGGCAAGCCGATGGCGTTGTTACCGTATGCTGACGAAAGCAAAGTCCCGGAAAAGACCCGCGAGATTCTGAATCGCGGGCGCGTAAAGATGAACGTTGCGCGGATGATCGCAAACTCCGACGCGGCATTCTATCCATTCTCGATGTTGGGGAACTCGCTGCTGACTCGATCCAAGCTCGACGCGCGGCTGCGGGAACTCGCTATACTGCGCACCGCCAAGGTCAGCAAATCGGTCTATGAATGGACGCAACACGTGCCGATTGCCAAGGCTGCGGGCGTGACGGATGAGCAAGTCGATGCAATTGAAAACTGGGAAGGGGCCCGTTGCTTCGGGGAGATCGATCGCCTGGTGCTGCAATTCACCGACGAAGTCGCGCGCAACGTAAAGGGCGGACGCGCAACCATCGAAGCTCTCCAGAAGCACTTGGGTACGACCGAGATCGTCGAACTAGTGATGTCGATCGGATTTTGGGGAATGGTCGCGCGACTGCTGGAAACTACCGAAGTCGACCTCGAGGAATTTGCCGGTAAGGTCGACGTGCTGAAGAATTCGTTTACCAGCCGGTGA